Part of the Caulifigura coniformis genome, GCAACGCGGCCTTCGTTCTCGATGGTCTCGGCGATGCCCGCGGCATGGCGATCCTCGTCGCCGAACTGCGTGACACCCGACCTCGCGCGGTGAATCCGGAGGAAAAACGTGGAAACGGCGGCGCAGAGAGGCAGGCTCACTCCGACCGACATCACTGTGCGCACCTGCTGGGGCGGATCGGTCGCGATGAGGCGATTCCCACACTCATCGAATTGCTCAAGGACGAAGAGCTGTGTGACGTCGCGGCCTCTTCGCTGGGCAACCTCGGAGTCAGCGACGCGATGGATGACCTTGTCGTCATGGCGGATGCGTTTCCGCAACATCGTGACTCCGCGGCCTCGGCGCTCGCAAAACTGGGGGACGCACGAGGCCTCGAGATGCTGTCCGAAATTGTGACTTCGAACTTGCACGAGTCCGTCCGCTTGAGAGCCACTGATGCACTTCGGGAATCGGGCTCCCTGAAGCAGCAGCCCGTCCTGCTTCAGGCCCTGGCAGACCCCCATCCGAACGTCCGTGTGGCGGCCGTGCGGGCGCTCAATGCCCTCGGCGACGCCCGGTCGTTGCCCGGTCTGAGAATCGCTTCGCAGGATGAATCGGTCCCTCCCTGGCACGCCCCGACAACCGTGTCCGCGGAAGCGATCGCCGCGATCGAGGCGATTGAACGCCGCGATCAGCAATTGCTCCCTTGAGCGTCTTGCCGGCGTCTTCGCGGTGAGTGATGCCACAGGCGTTTCCACGGTCCCCGGGCTCACAGTGTTGCTGTCACCCCGATGCCCCTGGCAGTACCTTGGAGAGGTCACTTTCGTCTGATTCGGGGGCTTTCGATGCGACGTGTGTTCGGAGGTTTCGGTCTCGTCCTCGCGTGCGCGGCTGCGATGCCAGCGCTTGCAGACGCCGCCGACCTGCGCTTCAATCGCGACATCCGCCCGATCCTCTCCGAGCACTGCTTCGCCTGTCACGGTCCGGATAGTGCGAGCCGCAAGGCAGACCTGCGCCTCGACCGCCGCGCTGCGGCGGTCGAACTGGGAGCGATCGTTCCCTCGAAGCCGGACCACAGCGAATTGGTCCGCCGTGTGTTCTCATCGGCTCATGATGACGTGATGCCGCCGCCGGAAACGAAGCGGACGCTCACGGCCGGGCAGAAAGAACTCCTGAAACGCTGGGTGGCCGAGGGGGCCGAGTACGAATCGCACTGGTCGTTTCTCCGCGTGCCGAAGGAGGTTCCGGTTCCCGTGTCGGTCGAAGCGAATGACTGGGGGCGGACGTCGATCGATGCGTTTGTTCTCGACCGACTCCAGGAGGAAAAACTCCAGCCAGCTGAAGAGGCGACGCGCGAGAAATGGATTCGCCGGGTGTCATTCGACCTGACCGGCCTGCCGCCAACGCTCGCGGAGATTGACGCGTTTCTCGCAGACGACTCGGCCACCGCATTCGACAACGTGGTCGATCGCCTGCTGGCCTCTCCGGCGTATGGCGAGCGGATGGCCAACGACTGGCTTGACGTCGCGCGCTATGCCGACACCTTCGGCTACCAGGCCGACCGGAACATGCACATGTCTCCCTGGCGGGACTGGGTGATCCGCGCGTTCAACGAGAACCTCCCGTACAGCGACTTCATCGTCTGGCAGCTGTCTGGCGACATGCTGGAGAATCCGACGCGCGATCAGCGCCTGGCGACCGCCTTCAACCGCCTTCATCGACAGACGAACGAAGGGGGGAGCATCGAGGAAGAGTTTCGAGTCGAGTATGTGGCCGATCGCGTCCGTACGATGGGCTCGGCGTTCCTGGGGCTCACGTTCGAATGTGCCCGCTGTCACGACCACAAGTATGACCCGATCACGCAGCGTGAGTACTACTCACTGACCGCGTTCTTCAACAACATCGATGAGCACGGGCTGTATTCGCACTTCACCGAGACCGCCCCGACGCCCACGCTGTTGCTCTACGAGGGAGACCAGCAGTCGAAGCATCGCGAACTGCTCGCCCGCATCGCCGCTGCGGAGGAGCAGCTACGCGAGGCGATCGCGCAGGCGTTCAAGAAGCCTGCCCCCTTGCCTGCCGACGCGATCGCCGCTCCCGATCCGGAGAAGGTGTACACGTTTGACGACGTCCCAAACGGCGGTGATTTCCGCGGCGTCGAAGGTCATGCCGGACGGGCGATCGAGTTCGGGGGGGACGACCAGTTCGTCTGCAAAGAAGCTCCCCAGCTCAGTCGCTCAGCGCCGTTCAGCCTGTCGCTGTGGGTGAAGCCGGGCCCGCATGGCCCGCGGCAGATCGTGTTTCACCAGTCGCGCGCGGCCGAGGATTCGGCGTTCCGTGGCGTTTCGCTGAC contains:
- a CDS encoding HEAT repeat domain-containing protein codes for the protein MRRELFSLSIALAFTGDLYTQSLFAQDGANAAKPVEPSSAKMSTSDLLRRFENAEYAWQQAQIADVLVIAGDRSILPRIAQLTRVSDRKRRCNAAFVLDGLGDARGMAILVAELRDTRPRAVNPEEKRGNGGAERQAHSDRHHCAHLLGRIGRDEAIPTLIELLKDEELCDVAASSLGNLGVSDAMDDLVVMADAFPQHRDSAASALAKLGDARGLEMLSEIVTSNLHESVRLRATDALRESGSLKQQPVLLQALADPHPNVRVAAVRALNALGDARSLPGLRIASQDESVPPWHAPTTVSAEAIAAIEAIERRDQQLLP